One genomic region from Gossypium hirsutum isolate 1008001.06 chromosome D13, Gossypium_hirsutum_v2.1, whole genome shotgun sequence encodes:
- the LOC107919895 gene encoding uncharacterized protein has product MDLNTNVRFSHVSELSKNENFGDTTLRLNFLGHGGSNKAGFGSTQSDLHVDLSSAPDDGCRLVLGLGPTPSVYCNDYHNVGLNKNKSTAALFTPGLSPEDNSILKLGLSGGTKGSMNLLEHSLSTETDVSVHFSNQFSAEGSQLSIPFVDEGSTSAKKSGGYMPSLLLAPRMDSGKASVQTHELFQFGAKSHSHQFHQSCEHSTQTDFSVDTISEQTTTITSSDYRTSNSKKCKFAGCFKGARGATGLCIGHGGGQRCQKAGCNKGAESRTVFCKAHGGGRRCQHLGCTKSAEGKTDFCIAHGGGRRCGFSGGCTKAARGKSGLCIRHGGGKRCKVEGCTRSAEGQAGLCISHGGGRRCQFPACTKGAQGSTMFCKAHGGGKRCIFAGCTKGAEGSTPLCKGHGGGKRCLYNGGGICPKSVHGGTNFCVAHGGGKRCVVPGCTKSARGRTDCCVRHGGGKRCKFENCGKSAQGSTDLCKAHGGGKRCSWGEGKCEKFARGRSGLCAAHSSMLQERQASKGGLIAPGVFHGLVSATSTTGSSSNNNHSSSGNSVISDCIDSPDKPVKRQQLIPPQVLVPLSMKSSASYSSFLSSEQQDEGINRHGNHIAGGVGNTSFDFLIPEGRVHGGGLMSLLGGNLKNPIDRI; this is encoded by the coding sequence ATGGATTTGAATACAAATGTACGGTTCTCTCATGTGTCTGAACTctcgaaaaatgaaaattttggggatACCACTCTGCGCCTGAACTTTCTTGGTCATGGAGGAAGCAACAAGGCCGGATTTGGAAGTACTCAAAGTGATCTTCATGTTGATCTTTCAAGTGCACCTGATGATGGCTGCAGGTTGGTTCTGGGGTTGGGTCCAACTCCTAGTGTATACTGCAATGATTATCACAATGTTGGCCTCAACAAGAACAAATCGACAGCAGCTTTATTCACACCAGGTTTATCACCTGAGGATAACTCTATCCTAAAACTTGGTCTTTCTGGAGGGACGAAGGGAAGTATGAATCTGTTGGAACATTCTTTGTCAACTGAGACTGATGTTAGTGTGCATTTTTCAAATCAGTTTTCTGCAGAAGGTAGTCAACTTTCAATACCTTTTGTTGACGAGGGTTCTACTTCGGCCAAGAAATCTGGTGGCTATATGCCATCACTCCTCTTGGCTCCAAGAATGGATAGTGGGAAAGCTTCGGTGCAGACACACGAACTATTCCAATTTGGAGCTAAATCTCATTCTCATCAGTTTCATCAGAGTTGTGAGCACTCTACTCAGACAGATTTCTCCGTAGACACAATCTCTGAGCAGACCACCACTATTACGTCTTCCGATTACCGAACTAGCAATTCGAAGAAATGCAAGTTTGCTGGTTGCTTTAAAGGAGCAAGAGGGGCAACTGGTCTTTGTATTGGTCATGGAGGCGGACAACGATGCCAAAAAGCAGGGTGTAACAAGGGTGCTGAGAGCCGAACTGTCTTCTGTAAGGCTCATGGTGGAGGGAGGAGGTGCCAGCACTTGGGTTGCACTAAAAGTGCTGAGGGGAAGACCGATTTTTGTATCGCACATGGTGGAGGCAGACGATGTGGGTTTTCTGGAGGTTGCACAAAGGCTGCACGAGGTAAATCAGGGCTTTGCATTAGGCATGGTGGGGGAAAAAGGTGTAAGGTGGAAGGTTGCACACGCAGCGCTGAAGGACAGGCTGGTTTGTGCATATCTCATGGTGGTGGTCGTCGTTGCCAGTTCCCTGCATGTACTAAGGGTGCTCAGGGGAGTACCATGTTTTGCAAGGCTCATGGCGGTGGAAAACGATGTATTTTTGCTGGGTGTACCAAAGGGGCTGAAGGGAGCACACCATTGTGCAAAGGACATGGCGGGGGAAAGCGTTGCCTCTACAACGGTGGTGGCATTTGTCCCAAGAGTGTGCATGGAGGCACCAACTTTTGTGTTGCTCATGGAGGTGGGAAGAGGTGTGTAGTGCCAGGATGCACAAAGAGTGCACGCGGTCGCACCGACTGCTGTGTCAGGCATGGTGGTGGAAAACGGTGCAAGTTTGAGAATTGCGGCAAGAGTGCCCAAGGAAGCACGGATTTATGCAAGGCCCATGGTGGGGGAAAAAGATGCTCCTGGGGAGAAGGCAAATGCGAGAAATTTGCAAGGGGCAGGAGTGGTCTATGTGCAGCTCACAGTAGCATGTTGCAAGAGAGGCAGGCAAGCAAGGGAGGGCTCATTGCACCTGGAGTTTTCCATGGTCTTGTATCGGCAACATCAACCACAGGAAGCAGCTCCAACAACAATCACTCATCTTCAGGCAATAGTGTCATTTCTGATTGCATCGATTCACCAGACAAGCCAGTGAAAAGGCAACAACTCATACCTCCACAGGTATTGGTTCCACTATCTATGAAGTCATCAGCCTCATACTCAAGCTTCTTGAGTTCCGAGCAGCAAGATGAAGGAATAAACAGGCATGGCAATCACATTGCCGGGGGTGTTGGTAACACAAGCTTCGACTTCTTGATCCCAGAGGGGAGGGTCCATGGTGGGGGTCTCATGTCATTACTTGGTGGAAATCTGAAGAACCCCATTGATAGAATTTGA
- the LOC107919595 gene encoding mRNA decay activator protein ZFP36: protein MDSFYKVSNKLNVLNSNIPKLMLPARSRTNYYSSPENLIKYLRSNSLSSSGNNSSSGKSSFRSSVSPQSEKTPVKVVEEDVLVMDGVLVASDTNIAGSGSSSSPGSVGFYKSEISRTWEEFGHCRYGSKCQFAHGKEEVRPSCFSFRSKPEAQMYKSYASTYGSISRPLNPIRETAATIAQKESSTRPDYTNQRSSSTMKPGNTPLTTNIAMKPKTEKAPASTIGPYTSATNGSYWSPQDDGINVTLPSSSPGKTLSRADIDAYIDSVLYGPTTRRRLPVFSAFSPQ, encoded by the exons ATGGACTCATTCTACAAGGTAAGCAACAAACTCAACGTACTAAACAGCAATATTCCTAAGCTGATGCTTCCAGCAAGAAGCCGCACCAACTACTATTCGTCACCGGAGAACCTCATTAAGTACCTGCGTTCTAATTCTCTGTCCAGTAGCGGGAACAACAGCTCCTCGGgaaaaagcagcttcagatcatcGGTTTCGCCACAGTCGGAGAAGACACCGGTGAAGGTGGTGGAGGAGGATGTGCTCGTCATGGACGGAGTTCTCGTTGCTTCTGATACTAACATTGCAGGATCCGGCTCCTCTTCTTCTCCGGGAAGTGTTGGCTTCTACAAATCAGAGATTTCCAGGACTTGGGAGGAGTTTGGCCATTGCCGATATGGATCCAAGTGTCAG ttTGCACATGGAAAAGAAGAGGTACGCCCCAGTTGTTTCTCATTCAGAAGCAAACCCGAG GCACAAATGTACAAGTCATATGCAAGCACATATGGCTCGATATCCCGTCCTTTGAATCCGATCCGGGAAACTGCAGCAACCATAGCCCAAAAGGAATCATCTACCAGACCTGATTACACAAACCAGAGATCCAGCTCCACCATGAAACCTGGAAACACTCCCTTGACCACCAACATCGCAATGAAACCGAAAACCGAAAAGGCCCCCGCCTCCACAATCGGACCTTATACAAGTGCCACTAATGGATCTTATTGGTCACCGCAAGATGATGGCATTAATGTTACTTTGCCATCATCCTCCCCTGGCAAAACCCTGTCCAGAGCGGACATCGATGCATACATTGACAGTGTTCTCTATGGTCCTACTACAAGGAGGAGATTGCCAGTGTTTTCTGCCTTTAGCCCACAGTAA